Sequence from the Eriocheir sinensis breed Jianghai 21 chromosome 22, ASM2467909v1, whole genome shotgun sequence genome:
TTACCAGAGCAGTTTTTTCCCCCCTCCCCAACTTCACGCGCGTACTAAATGGATCACGGCGCGTACGAATGCATAAACAAACCCACCCCGGCGCAGGTAGTAGTAGGTTAGTTCAAGGTCACACGGGGCCGATGCAATCAATACGTTACCTTCACTTTACCTCACGATTTTGAGCGAGTcggagtgtgtgagtgtgggtgattctgtctctctttctctgtctgtcttactttctctctctctttcttctttgtgctTTGAGTGAGTCAGTAACAGGTAAGGCAAAGGTTGTATGCCATTCGTTcgttcactctcactctcacactctcactctctctctctctctctctctctctctctctctctctctctctggtggtggttatggaggaaaaacaaaacaataaatataaaaacaaagataTTCTCCACCTCAAAAATAAcgcaaaaaaataagaggaacaaaaaaaatgatgaaggtggaggaggatgaagtggatGAATATAACTcaactctccacctcctcctccacctccaagaACGCTGAGTAAAAAGGGGACtcaaaagtggaggaggaggaggaggtggaggtggagaggaagaggtggacgaGTGACTACTTAAGTAAAATCCATCACAGCCCAAAAGAGGGacggaaaagtggaggaggtggaggaaattgAGTGACAAAATTCCACCATGATCAAAAAGGGGAGCAATGAAGTGGATAaacaagtggaggaaagaaagggcaaaggacgtgaagagtggaagggaaagaaaattcaCCAAAACAAAGGCAACAAAGAAGTGGAAAAACAGGTGGAAGAAAAACGGGAAGgcgatgaggagggagagaaagaagcaacCAAATCCaccacaaacaagaaaaaaaaaaaaaaggcaaaagaggaagaggaacaagtaaCTATGTCCaccacaaggaagaaaaaaaaaaactaaaaaagtggaacacaggaggaggaggaggaggtggagagggagagatacaAGAAGCTAAATCCACcacaaataagaaaataagcaaaaagagcgaaagaaaggcgaggtggaggtggaggaggtggaggaggaggaggaggaggaggagggggagagatgaacGAACGAAAACGCCATCGCGACCACTCTTGCCTGGACTTAACATCGCTACTTACTTGGGCGTGTCTCCGGGGGTCACGCGTCTCCCATGGCTGGCTGACCTGGGCTGTCCTCCATACCTACGCTGGCCCTCATACCTTCCACTGGGGCTGCTGCTTTTCTCGGCCGAGGCGGGGACGCGGCCGGGCACCGAGGACGCGCGGACCATGTTGGTGGCGATGGAGTTCGGGCGCGGGGCGAGGCGGGATCGAACTGAAGGCGGGCGGGCGGCGTTGATCGGCTCCTCCGGCGGTGCAGGGGACGAAGCTTTGTCCTTGAGGGAGCGTCGCGGGGCGGGCTTCGGTAGCTCCTTGGGGGACGCCGGGATGTACTTCGGAGGCTGCTTGAGCTGCGGGGATGTCTTCTCCTTGGCGGGGTCGAAGGCCTTGAACGGTCGCTGCGGAGACGTCATGCTCACAGGCCGCGGTATTCTTGACCTGCTGCCGCTGCTTGGACTCACCGCCTTCTCTGGGATCGGTGGCTGTGGCTGCTGCTGGGTCTGCTGCTGTGCTTGCTGCTGGGGTAGTTGTGTCTTCTGGGCTCTCTTCTCCGGGCCGGCCATCTGCTCCCACTTGAGTTGTAGTCGCCGGAATCTCACTCCTTCAGGCTCGTCGTGGTCGGTCTCCAAGCACGCCTTCGCCCCCTTCTCGTTCTCCGTGTCCTTCTCGGAGGCTGACCGTTCGCTCACGTCCCCGTCTCGGCTGGACACGTCGCTGATCCTCAAGTCTGTGGTCTGATCGTCATCCAGGCCCATGCTGCCTCGTCGGTGCCCCGCTGGCCGCCCGCTCTTGGGGTTGTCCAGTGAGTCGGTGTAGTCTTCACTGGAGGTTCCGGCGGCTTCCTCCAGCATCAGCTTGTCTATGGCTGTCAGGAGCCGTGAGCCGAGCTGGACGCCGCTCCACCGCTTGCGCTGCGCTGGGCTGAGCTCCTCCGCAGTCACATGGTCGTAGCAGGAGCGCGGGCGTGGACTGCGGCTGCGCTCCCTCGTGTGGTCCAGCGTGGAGTGAAGGAGCTCGTGTTCGTCAAGCTCGGGCGAGGTAAGGACCCGCATGAGGGCCTTGACGCGGTCCTGCTGAGCGGCGTTCTTGAACTCCTTCGTCTCTTTGGAGTGAAGATGGTCGAGGACTGACGGCGGACGCTCCCCAGGACTCTCCTTGGAccctgtgtggaggaggagacgTTCTTCCATCTTCTGGAGGCTCGCATGGAGGGCCTTGTACTCGTGTAGCAGGTCGAGGTTGAAGGGCAGCAGGGCGAGGGGCCGCAGGGACAGGAGCAGGTCGTCGTAAAGGCTCTTGGTGGCGGTGTTGGCGAGGTAGAGGAAGGCCTCGGGGTGGTAGTGCTTCTGGATGACGCTCTCCCGGGTGCGGAGGTAACACAGCCACGAGTCCAACGACCGGATGCTGCgaggagacgggaggaggagaatgagggactGTTGTGATGCTGAGAGATGtttgatagataggaagatatacaaatagatagatagatatagacagatagatagatatagatgaacACAATGGAAAAGTATGACATTTACACGACTGAAAAATCTTTAAGTACATATTATTGCATCATCTTTTttgacacccacacacccacacccacccactcacacccacatccacccgccactcacccacccacacacccacaactCACTTTAGGAGGCCGAAGATGAAGGCGTTGAACTTGATGGGCCCCTCTGAGAGACACTCCTCGCTGTTCAGAGTGAGGACCAGGTCGTTGAGCGCCTTGGTGGAGGGGCCTGAGGGGGGACAGCGTGCGGTTAGCCCAGAGGTGGATAGAATAGACATTAGGAATGGTGATAGTAAGTGTGGAAACAGTAGGAATGATGGTGGTAAGTGTGGAAATAGTAGGAATGGGCGTAGTTAGTGTAGGAACAGCAGGAATGGGCGTGGTTAGTGTAGGAACAGCAGGAATGGGCGTAGTTAGTGTAGGAACAGCAGGAATGGGCGTGGTTAGTGAAGGAACAGCAGGAATGGTGATAGTAGGTGTGGAAACAGTAGGAATGGGCGTGGTTAGTGAAGGAACAGCAGGAATGGTGATAGTAGGTGTGGAAACAGTAGGAATGGTGGCGGTAAGTGTGGAGACAGTAGGAATGGGCGTAGTTAGTGTAGGAACAGCAGGAATGGTGATAGTAGGTGTGGAAACAGTAGGAATGGTGGCGGTAAGTGTGGAGAAAGTAGGAATGGGCGTAGTTAGTGTAGGAACAGCAGGAATGGGCGTGGTTAGTGTAGGAACAGCAGGAATGGGCGTGGTTAGTGTAGGAACAGCAGGAATGGGCGTGGTTAGTGTAGGAACAGCAGGAATGGGCGTGGTTAGTGTAGGAACAGCAGGAATGGGCGTAGTTAGTGTAGGAACAGCAGGAATGGGCGTATTAAGTGTGGAACAGTAGTAATGGGCGTGGTTAGTGTCGGAACAGGAGGAATGGTCGTTGTTAGTGTTGGAACAGCAGGAATGGGCGTTGTTAGTGTTGTTACAGTAGGAATGGGCGTAGTTAGTGTAGGAACAGCAGGAATGGGCGTGGTTAGTGTAGGAACAGCAGGAATGGGCGTGGTTAGTGTAGGAACAGCAGGAATGGGCGTGGTTAGTGTAGGAACAGCAGGAATGGGCGTGGTTAGTGTAGGAACAGCAGGAATGGGCGTGGTTAGTGTAGGAACAGCAGGAATGGGCGTGGTTAGTGTAGGAACAGCAGGAATGGGCGTGGTTAGTGTAGGAACAGCAGGAATGGGCGTGGTTAGTGTAGGAACAGCAGGAATGGGCGTGGTTAGTGTAGGAACAGCAGGAATGGTGATAGTAGGTGTGGAAACAGTAGGAATGGTGGCGGTAAGTGTGGAGCCAGTAGGAATGGGCGTGGTTAGTGTAGGAACAGCAGGAATGGGCGTGGTTAGTGTAGGAACAGCAGGAATGGGCGTGGTTAGTGTAGGAACAGCAGGAATGGGCGTGGTTAGTGTAGGAACAGCAGGAATGGGCGTGGTTAGTGTAGGAACAGCAGGAATGGGCGTGGTTAGTGTAGGAACAGCAGGAATGGGCGTAGTTAGTGTAGGAACAGCAGGAATGGGCGTGGTTAGTGTAGGAACAGCAGGAATGGGCGTGGTTAGTGTAGGAACAGCAGGAATGGGCGTGGTTAGTGTAGGAACAGCAGGAATGGGCGTGGTTAGTGTAGGAACAGCAGGAATGGGCGTGGTTAGTGTAGGAACAGCAGGAATGGGCGTGGTTAGTGTAGGAACAGCAGGAATGGGCGTGGTTAGTGTAGGAACAGCAGGAATGGGCGTGGTTAGTGTAGGAACAGCAGGAACGGGCGTGGTTAGTGTAGGAACAGCAGGAATGGGCGTGGTTAGTGTAGGAACAGCAGGAATGGGCGTGGTTAGTGTAGGAACAGCAGGAATGGGCGTGGTTAGTGTAGGAACGGCAGGAATGGTGATAGTAAGTGTAGAAACAGTAGGAATGGTGGCGGTAAGTGTAGAAACAGTAGGAATGGTGGCGGTAAGTGTAGAAACAGTAGGAATGGTGGCGGTAAGTGTAGAAACAGTAGGAATGGTGGCGGTAAGTGTAGAAACAGTAGGAATGGGCGTGGTTAGTGTAGGAACAGCAGGAATGGGCGTGGTTAGTGTAGGAACAGCAGGAATGGGCGTGGTTAGTGTAGGAACAGCAGGAATGGGCGTGGTTAGTGTAGGAACAGCAGGAATGGGCGTGGTTAGTGTAGGAACAGCAGGAATGGGCGTGGTTAGTGTAGGAACAGCAGGAATGGTGATAGTAGGTGTGGAAACAGTAGGAATGGGCGTGGTTAGTGTAGGAACAGCAGGAATGGTGATAGGTGTGGAAACAGTAGGAATGGGCGTGGTTAGTGTAGGAACAGCAGGAATGGGCGTGGTTAGTGTAGGAACAGCAGGAATGGGCGTGGTTAGTGTAGGAACAGCAGGAATGGTGATAGTAGGTGTCGTcagcatggaggtagaattggtggagtcggcacggcccgctaatcccattcattgaggtgaagccgacgagctgtcaaatttacggccaaaagatcgGGGTGGgtgagcctgacctgacaacacctgacacctggccgtaaaagtgacagctcgggcggattcacttaattgggccgATGTCGACTCCACAAATACTACCTCCATGGTCGTCAGGTTGTCACTCCCCATGTTTCCACCCGCGTGACGACCCTCATCTCTCGCCTCAACCCTTCTCGCTCTCCTTGCTCATCCTTTtacaccttcttttcttcattctactcctcctcccaaTCGTCATCTCTTTCACCCACACCTTCATTACTCTCTTTTTCACCTTCACGCATGTCTTTCCTCCTCTATacatccccctttcttcccttcctctctccttcctttcagtgACTAGCGTGTCTTCCCGCCACCCTCTTAGTGGTTTATTAGTTCTCAAAAGTTTATTCTAACCAGGCTTCTAAATATTTCATGAACGCTATTCTAAATCACGGTATATATTTACgatcttattctttattcttgGCAAAAACAAGTGCTTATCATATTGGcctgtgtgtgtctccttctcctactccttctcatgtcttcctccacacaccgccTCCAGGTCCTCGTCggtcttccagctggtctcctcccctctgcccaacgttaccaaattatcgtactcatcgcattgcattttcgtagtttctgaccgataactcagcaaaaaaaaagaaaaccatcaatatttaaccGTTTTAactataactttaattttctatcgttatttgtgcggttacgacagtcttggagcctaaaaatgataaatgcaatgttcagagtacgacaatttgccaACGCTGCCTCTGCCTCTACATGACAGTGATGGAGATGGCCAGGCGAATTTCTCTTTTCAATGACAACGCGCAATATCCCTCTACCTTCCTTAATTTCTGTGGACTaacacactaacaacaacaaaagagagaaaacacaagGTCAAGGGTCAAAGGTCAGtcataggtcacacacacacttggtctACACTCACTTATCTGACTAGTGACCTCGATGACGCGCCACACCGAGTTGTTGATCTTGCCGAAGAGCGactggagggaggggtggaggccgTCACTCAGCAGGGCGTAGACAGCGGGGCACAGCTTGTCGAGGGCGAGCTGGGCCACCGCGGGGGTCATGGCGCTCGTACCTGTGTGGGAggggtaaggtcaggtcaggttttaaaggttgtaagggaggaagagagggtaagggaaggggagggggagagagatgggtGGAAAATGCAAATAGGTTTCCGCCACCACGACATTGTAacataccatttttttcttttgtggttgcattattaacccgtccgctgcgattggcacggatttcgccttcactgttagcctggtaacatatgctcccaggtcgtTCTGTCCCTCTGTGGttggtagtggagtgtttcccatgtggtattggtatgctggatttcccctcccaagatgcatgaattcacatttttcttcactaaattggagcagccactttttgttccactcctgtagcttggtgatgtcttcttgaaggaaatccgcatccaaggggttaagggttgtaagggaggaagagagggtaagggaaggggagggggagagacatGGGTGGAAAATGCAAATAGGTTTCCGCCACCGCGACATCGTAACATacaatctcttttttttatgttgcatTGTGAAGGTGTTGAAATTGCTTTTAGTGCCTTTCACGGGTCATTTCTTAAAGTATGGGCCAATGGTATGGGCTGTGGTTGTGGGGGGCATCAATTAttcgcggtggctgagtggttagtgtgcgggcctcgcattcaccgcgtgatggacgacgctaccacctgggatttttcagtcaccgccgagtggcttaagactacccacatgctgtcctgaagccacccatcaacccggactctagaggaaaccgtccaagtgaatcaagaacgagttccgggggggcagcatgagccaagaaaagatggcgccaatataaaacacttgcctgctccatgacgggctggggccgactaccacccAGGTCCCTCAAGAAAGTTTACCGGCGCTACAGCctggcacgaaaaaaaaaaaaaaaaaaaaaatttcacggTCACCTTTACTCATTAACACAAGGACCCCCCACCCCGCATCCacaggtaaaggagaaagaaagcgtcatgagaaaaaaaatcaacattaaaaaaacaagcaaaaaacatCGTATTTCACCGCTATCTTTAATATATGAAGACTAAAATACAAttacaatgaaaataaaagaaaaaaagagcaaaacggCTGAAAACGACAAGACGAATTTTAAAGACGtttaagaaaaagaatataaacagCAACAGCTCTCCTCACAACTCACCCAAGCGAACTTTGTCCTGCTGCGAGGCGCCGGTCGAAAAGTGGGTCACCAGTTTTTCAACCGCCGCGCGCACGGACAGCACGAGCGTCTTCTTGTCGTGGGCGTCGTACACCATCGGCCGCGTGTCCTCGTCTGTGGCGCCGGGACCCTCGCCGAGCGCTGTGCCGCTGTCTGAGCACTGGTTCTGTGAGagtagggaggaagatggaggttcAGAGTGGGTCTATTGAGGGACAAGATCTGTTTAGTTTTTTCTCGTGGTTTTGGCTTTCAAGTTGATTGTCCTGTGATAAATAAGAGTACACTTCTTCAAGCGTTAAGGTGTTGAGGTAAAGATAATAGGGCAGAGGCAAAGAGAAAATGCCGGAGTCAGAGAAGAAGGATGGATGCAAAACGATGGGTGGAGCCAAAGAGACGGAGAGGCGGAGAAGTAAATAGAAGGGATACCAAAGGTAACATGTAACACTAACCTCCGCAAAACTGACGCTCTTCTTGGGGCAGAGGTCGCACGTGGCGCCCCCATCAGAGAGCAGGGTACCCACGCCGCCGCGCGCCACCAGCAGATTGCTCACCTGGGAGCGGATGCGCAGCAGGTCGTCCTCCGTCAAGTCCTCGTGGCTGGAGACGTCTGGCAGCTCGCTCACCCTCAGGAGGTTCTTCTTCTGGAGTCCTTTGCCGCAGAAGCCGGTGCACTGACTCACGCAGCTGCAGCCCATCGGCGAAGGAAGGTTCTGTGGCGCCTCCTGCTCGGCCTCGATCGGTTCGCTTGCCGGGACCGCCTCGGGGATGGTTTCCCGTGCCACGCGCTGCGCCATGTGTTCCATCGGCTCCTGCAACGACCGCCTCTTCAGCAGGTCCTCCCGCATGCCGCCGCGCCCTGACTCGATGGCGCTAAACCTCTTGTTGGCGCCGCCCTTTCCACCATCATCTTTCAACGACGAGGACTTCCTCAGGATGCCGCGGGGCAGCGGCGGGCGGGGTGGGGGAGTGTCCGGGTCCTCGGAATCCTGCCGCTCGTCTTGGGGCAGCGAGATGGACCGCTTGGGTAGTGGCGGCGGCTTCTCGACGGCATCAGTCTGTTCGCCGCTGCTGCCGCTCTCGCCCTCGGAGTCATTCAGCATCGTGGAGGAGCCTCGGTACCCGGACGAGGGCTGCGTGGAGTTGAGGCTGCTGGCGCTGGCCGACGCCTTCAGCTCGTGCGAACACTTCTGTTGGAGTGTGTAGTCGGCGCTGACGGGGCGGCGGGCAGGCTTCGGGGAGTGGCAGAAAGAGGGCTTGGTGGTCTCCATGCAGTCTGTCTCGTCCAACAGCATCTCCTTCAGCTCCTTAGGCAGCAGGAAGTTGAGGGAGTCCCAGTCCCGGATGTGGCCAAAGCCGTGCTTTTTGAGCTTCTCCATGTCGCCGCAAGAGAAAGGTCGCCGCATCCTGGAGTCCTTGATGCGCCGCGCCTCCTCGGGGCGGGCGGCGTAGTGCTGGGGCACCAGGAACACTCGCGCGTCGATGTTGTACTTCTTGTCCCTGAGGAAGCCCAGGTCCGGCAAGGCGTAATTGGGGTAGTAGACGTAGACTTCCTTCTTCTCAATGTTGAAACTCGTGTTGACCATCGCCGACACCTTCAGGTTGGAGGTCTGCAAACACTGGTCGCTCATCTGCTTCATCACCCTCGGTTTGGGGCGCGGCTTCTGCTGGGACGCGCTGCTCAGCTCTGAGTCTGACGGCCGCCTGATCTTCTCCGTCGAGCCTCTGTTAGACGCGTAGCCGCTGGACGAGTTGCCGGAGTCTTGGCGCCGCCGCATCCCGCCGCCGACAGAGCCGTcccgcttgttgttgttgttggcggcagcggcgacggcggcggcctTCTTGGCGGAGCCAGGGGACTGCGAGCGTTTGTGTTCCTCGCCAAGCAGGTTGTTGaagttgttcctgttcttgttcttctccttctgcgAGGCCTTGGCGGGGGCCAGGTTGTTCTTCTCAGCGTTAAACTTGTTGTCGCGGAGCCGCAGAACCTCGTGCATGATCTTAGTCTCCTTCTCGGACTGGTCGAGGAGAACTTTGCTCTCGCCGCGGCTGTCCATCGAGATGTCCATCCCCTCTGGCTCCTCGCGGATAGGACTGGTGACGGGCGGCTTGGAGCACGGGTTGGTCTCCTTGAGGCTGTCCTCGAAGCTCGTCACGTTGTCCATCGTGCTGGTGAGGGCGAGGCCGGTGTTGTCTAGGGGGTGCgcgatgatgttgttgttgttgttcatgacgccgtcctgctgctgctgctgttgttgctgctgctgttgcgaATTGGCGGTGTTGTTGGTGAGCGTGTCGGTGGTGGTCGTGCTTTGGTCAGGCGAGCTGAAGTCCTGCTGTTGGTTGCCTTTCGACGCCATGTCGTGCCCGAGGGAGCCGGTGCGTCGCCGGAAGCCTCGCTcatggtggtggccgtggtggtggtgatggtggtggtacatgaCGCCGTTCTGCCGCATGAGGGCTGGCGGAGGCACAGGCGAGGCGCTGCCGTCCATGTCGTTCTCGGACTGGCTGTTCATAGGCCAGTCTGAGGAGTCGTGTACGTTGGACTGGTTGTCGGAGCTGGAGCACGGGCCGTCCTGCGAAATGCTGGACGACAGACTCACGGCCTCCTTGCTCAGGCTCTTCTGCCGCATGAACAGCTTCACCAGCGAGAAGTTGTTGGACTCCCCGGCGATGGTCTTGCTGGTCTGGCTGGATCGCATGCTGTTCTGAAGGTCAAACACTTTCACACACCCGCCGGACGCCTCCAGGGACCGCCGCATCAGGGACCGTCGCATCAGGTTGGGCATACTGTTGCTCTTGGCGCTAGATTGGTTCTGTCCTGAGGTCCTTGAGTCTTCCATCGCCCCCGCCGCCTGTTGCTGGCCTGTAGCGGCCCTGGAAGGCACCTCAGGCGTGCGGGAGGCGCGGCGGCCCACCCTGGACCAGGTGGTGTAAGGCTGGTCCGAGTGGGTCATGGCGGGGGCTGTGGCGCGGCCCTCCAACCTCTCTGTGGACCAGTGGTTGCTGCCGCTGGATTCGCTCTCTGTGGGAAGACggaggagggtgagggacagaggcagggagCAGACACTTAAACATAGACTTGCTCTCGGTTGATCAAAGGGGGACGGAAAGTGGGAAAAAAGGTCACTTGGCCTCAGTCTCTGTGGGACAAAGTGGGAAGGCACAGGACAAAGACATAGCAACAGACATGCAGACACAAACATAAAACAAAGCCCTGCAGGTAGGAGACTAGGGGGACACTACAAAAAAGAGGCATTTAGACAGACGCGGCATTATATTTTGaagggaaaacgggaaaaaactAAGTAACCAGTGAAAATACTATAGATTGACCGCTGACACCGAGGAACTACGCAGCGCTTCGAAACACCAacaagggtcgtattacaagacatttcgccgcccaagaacacatatttgacaaggctttcgtaggagttgtgggcatttccaagagtagttttatgaccctggtggtagtgtgacccttcttctgtaccatgaacctaaagaaacacatatttgacaaggctttcgtaggagttgtgggcatttccaagagtagttgtatgaccctggtggtagtttgacccttcttctgtaacatgaacctgaagggacactcattagaacccgactgaccccctctttgacctttataaacagctgatgtgagaagcgaaagtgtctaacGATAccggtcatattcttaaacatttcggtccccaagcacacacatttgacaaggctttcgtaggagttttgggcatttccaggggtagttttatgcccctggtggtagtttgacccttcttctgtaccatgaacctaaaaaaacactcattagaacccggcagATCtctttttcgacctttggaaattgttgatgtgaggggtggaagagtCTAACAATACGGACCTCAACAAAACACTCAAAAACAGCGGAACACACACCTGCTTCATGGTAGTCGGAGTCCTCGGAGTACTGCACGAAGGAACCCTCAAAGGCGATCGTGTAGTTGTCCTTGTTGGCCTGGCAAGTTAGGATCAGGTCATCGTGCAGCGAGTCACAGTCCAAGGAGTCCACGCTGAAGGTCGTATTGGCTAGCGGCGGCGGCTCCTTCAGCGGCGAGAACAGCGGACCGGACTGATACAGCGACAGATCTCCGCTAACTCCACTGTACTCCTCGTCGTCCCGCCTATcgcagctctcctcttcctcctcctcctcctcttcctcctcctcctccttgtactcgccgtcctcgtcctcgtcatcgcaGTGTGAGGACGAGTGTGGGCTGCAGGACGTCCCCAAATCGATCTTGTTCATCATGGAGCCGGAGACGCTGGCGAACATCTCCCCGTCCTCAGCGCTCTGTTTGGGGGACGAGAAGTGTTATGGGGGCGGGGCGTCATAATTCTTCAGCAGATCATCTCCCAAGTATCATTTCTCGGTTTTCCTTTACATACGtctctcagtttcctttcttgcCTTTCATCCTTCTAaagttcacctctcctctctcttttcctcctttatccctccgtcctctctttgtttttctctccctttgtttctctcccgttttcttcattcccttcatccttttccatatgtttttactcttattttccgtTGCCTCAAATCcgatttcgtaggagttctgggcattgcTAG
This genomic interval carries:
- the LOC127001944 gene encoding uncharacterized protein LOC127001944 isoform X4 is translated as MENLIWMLMEATPGPYETPYSQILRLLTLFDPGGALGYLWAAMHDFIPPAPRPLHSSSCDRSWRVRRKGIHALKIVGRVGVGGSAPEHVMSEGQPGHAHLLHHQPHDDVTKLAGDAGGRDNQSGSVISQATDGEFEHDTADYQWLLDYELPCARYRESYSREVGPASLSSGGRDGSGRVSVLEASRGPLQDLSYETLARNLDANLAEIDMDDFHSEDIHNLLTLPTMCGDFQSAEDGEMFASVSGSMMNKIDLGTSCSPHSSSHCDDEDEDGEYKEEEEEEEEEEEEESCDRRDDEEYSGVSGDLSLYQSGPLFSPLKEPPPLANTTFSVDSLDCDSLHDDLILTCQANKDNYTIAFEGSFVQYSEDSDYHEAESESSGSNHWSTERLEGRATAPAMTHSDQPYTTWSRVGRRASRTPEVPSRAATGQQQAAGAMEDSRTSGQNQSSAKSNSMPNLMRRSLMRRSLEASGGCVKVFDLQNSMRSSQTSKTIAGESNNFSLVKLFMRQKSLSKEAVSLSSSISQDGPCSSSDNQSNVHDSSDWPMNSQSENDMDGSASPVPPPALMRQNGVMYHHHHHHHGHHHERGFRRRTGSLGHDMASKGNQQQDFSSPDQSTTTTDTLTNNTANSQQQQQQQQQQQDGVMNNNNNIIAHPLDNTGLALTSTMDNVTSFEDSLKETNPCSKPPVTSPIREEPEGMDISMDSRGESKVLLDQSEKETKIMHEVLRLRDNKFNAEKNNLAPAKASQKEKNKNRNNFNNLLGEEHKRSQSPGSAKKAAAVAAAANNNNKRDGSVGGGMRRRQDSGNSSSGYASNRGSTEKIRRPSDSELSSASQQKPRPKPRVMKQMSDQCLQTSNLKVSAMVNTSFNIEKKEVYVYYPNYALPDLGFLRDKKYNIDARVFLVPQHYAARPEEARRIKDSRMRRPFSCGDMEKLKKHGFGHIRDWDSLNFLLPKELKEMLLDETDCMETTKPSFCHSPKPARRPVSADYTLQQKCSHELKASASASSLNSTQPSSGYRGSSTMLNDSEGESGSSGEQTDAVEKPPPLPKRSISLPQDERQDSEDPDTPPPRPPLPRGILRKSSSLKDDGGKGGANKRFSAIESGRGGMREDLLKRRSLQEPMEHMAQRVARETIPEAVPASEPIEAEQEAPQNLPSPMGCSCVSQCTGFCGKGLQKKNLLRVSELPDVSSHEDLTEDDLLRIRSQVSNLLVARGGVGTLLSDGGATCDLCPKKSVSFAENQCSDSGTALGEGPGATDEDTRPMVYDAHDKKTLVLSVRAAVEKLVTHFSTGASQQDKVRLGTSAMTPAVAQLALDKLCPAVYALLSDGLHPSLQSLFGKINNSVWRVIEVTSQISPSTKALNDLVLTLNSEECLSEGPIKFNAFIFGLLNIRSLDSWLCYLRTRESVIQKHYHPEAFLYLANTATKSLYDDLLLSLRPLALLPFNLDLLHEYKALHASLQKMEERLLLHTGSKESPGERPPSVLDHLHSKETKEFKNAAQQDRVKALMRVLTSPELDEHELLHSTLDHTRERSRSPRPRSCYDHVTAEELSPAQRKRWSGVQLGSRLLTAIDKLMLEEAAGTSSEDYTDSLDNPKSGRPAGHRRGSMGLDDDQTTDLRISDVSSRDGDVSERSASEKDTENEKGAKACLETDHDEPEGVRFRRLQLKWEQMAGPEKRAQKTQLPQQQAQQQTQQQPQPPIPEKAVSPSSGSRSRIPRPVSMTSPQRPFKAFDPAKEKTSPQLKQPPKYIPASPKELPKPAPRRSLKDKASSPAPPEEPINAARPPSVRSRLAPRPNSIATNMVRASSVPGRVPASAEKSSSPSGRYEGQRRYGGQPRSASHGRRVTPGDTPKLVQTLHHRLATDNGHLSFNRGDILTVVVEVDDRYLLCCHNDRKGLVPRASVIIHEQ